The Bacillaceae bacterium IKA-2 DNA window GAACTCTAAGAACCCAGCGATAACTGTTCTGTCCCCAAAGTTTGTTAAACTAGGTCCACCGAAAGCTGGATTTCCACCGACATCACCAACCGCGTGACAACCGATACAACTTGCTTCAAATACTTCTCTTCCAGCTTCAGCCATCTGCGTAATCGGTTCGAGATCTGGCTCTTGCATATTTGCTACCCACTGATCGAAAGCGTCTCGCTCAACTGCGATTACTTTAAAATCCATTAGCCAGTGTGCTTCGCCACAAAACTCTGTACATTTACCTTTGTAAATTCCAGGTTTATCTGCTTCAAGCCACATTTCATTGGTAATCCCTGGAACGTTATCTTGTTTACCTGCTAATGCTGGAACCCAGAATGAATGCAGAACATCAGAAGCTTCAAGTTGAACAAGGATCTTCGTATCAGTAGGAATGTATAAATCCTGTCCTGCTACTATATCAAGATCCGGATATTCAAATTCCCACCAAAACTGATGTCCAGTTACTTTAACAGTAATTGA harbors:
- the coxB gene encoding cytochrome c oxidase subunit II, giving the protein MKQLGRLLPLSAFLLVLAGCGEVNLSALDPQGPVAEMQLSLIKLSLYIMILVIIVVFVIFTIALIRFREKPGDTHIPEQVEGSKILELIWTTIPIGLLLIIAIPNVMDTFTLANVERDENSITVKVTGHQFWWEFEYPDLDIVAGQDLYIPTDTKILVQLEASDVLHSFWVPALAGKQDNVPGITNEMWLEADKPGIYKGKCTEFCGEAHWLMDFKVIAVERDAFDQWVANMQEPDLEPITQMAEAGREVFEASCIGCHAVGDVGGNPAFGGPSLTNFGDRTVIAGFLEFNDENLEKWLRYPAETKPGNKMPAFNHLDDDDMEALMEYMKGLKVLD